A genomic region of Magnolia sinica isolate HGM2019 chromosome 6, MsV1, whole genome shotgun sequence contains the following coding sequences:
- the LOC131249918 gene encoding BON1-associated protein 2-like, with protein sequence MDKSQPQFQSHSRFLEITVISAEALCISNNLIKKNAFVTVQTDSCNCISTSVDRDGGGYPTWNEKLQLPLPANARSIAVMVQCKTSSGSSKMIGMANIPMSDIVGGYVPAHHLHFLSYRLRQQDGERNGIINLSIKMVGPVNVSRPLHPLEKINGGIAVGIPVSYRYRM encoded by the coding sequence ATGGATAAATCTCAACCACAATTCCAATCACACTCTCGTTTTCTTGAGATAACTGTCATCTCCGCGGAGGCCTTATGCATTTCCAACAATCTGATCAAGAAGAACGCTTTCGTGACTGTCCAAACAGACTCATGCAACTGTATCTCCACGTCTGTTGATAGAGATGGAGGGGGCTACCCCACTTGGAATGAGAAGCTCCAGCTGCCATTGCCGGCCAATGCTCGATCGATTGCCGTCATGGTCCAATGTAAAACGTCTTCTGGGTCGTCGAAGATGATTGGGATGGCAAACATTCCCATGTCGGACATTGTGGGTGGATATGTGCCAGCGCACCATCTGCACTTTCTAAGCTACCGTCTGAGACAGCAGGACGGAGAACGGAACGGGATTATCAATCTGTCTATCAAGATGGTGGGCCCAGTAAATGTTAGTAGGCCATTGCACCCGTTGGAGAAGATTAACGGTGGGATTGCAGTTGGCATTCCTGTGTCTTATAGGTACAGAATGTAG